A section of the Amblyomma americanum isolate KBUSLIRL-KWMA chromosome 2, ASM5285725v1, whole genome shotgun sequence genome encodes:
- the LOC144118612 gene encoding uncharacterized protein LOC144118612 — protein sequence MRPIFVLAALMAVAFANVPPAVNPQKFFGTELPHCYKFFFWSSRLCLTWENDVSALCSGNVNPEKPASIGISGSSSLPTESGQSSPGSSSEQAESGQTSKGGSNSGTGSSLSSLLSRRA from the exons ATGCGCCCTATTTTTGTGTTAGCCGCTCTCATGGCGGTCGCCTTCGCCAATG tgcCACCAGCAGTCAATCCACAAAAGTTTTTCGGAACGGAGCTGCCGCACTGCTACAAG TTCTTTTTTTGGAGTTCACGGCTGTGCCTGACGTGGGAGAATGATGTCTCTGCGCTGTGTTCTGGGAATGTGAATCCCGAAAAACCGGCGAGCATTGGCATTTCCGGTTCCTCTTCTCTGCCGACGGAATCCGGTCAAAGTTCTCCGGGGTCCTCTTCGGAGCAGGCTGAATCTGGTCAAACTTCAAAAGGAGGCTCAAATTCCGGAACAGGTTCTTCGCTGTCATCTCTACTAAGTCGTCGGGCCTAA
- the LOC144118611 gene encoding uncharacterized protein LOC144118611: MRPALLILFLSMAVLAAARPHFSVRRFHFRCRQYMFFKICWLVNSDQPEDEEETESPSEGDTSPAPPEVTSLPESEEVTTISDESASSGASTTESTSSSTEGGLLSDRVSTTENVAQSTASAESASTAASQAAPAAPVDSTTVASS, encoded by the exons ATGCGCCCCGCTCTTTTAATTCTTTTCTTATCGATGGCTGTTCTTGCAGCAG cgcgACCACATTTCTCAGTGAGGCGGTTCCATTTCAGGTGCCGTCAG TATATGTTTTTCAAGATCTGCTGGCTAGTGAACTCAGACCAGCCCGAGGATGAGGAAGAGACTGAGAGTCCTTCTGAGGGGGATACTTCGCCAGCACCTCCCGAAGTCACCTCGCTGCCTGAGTCTGAAGAAGTTACCACTATTTCGGATGAATCAGCTTCCAGTGGCGCCAGTACGACTGAGAGTACTTCATCAAGCACCGAAGGTGGCCTACTCTCTGACCGGGTATCCACCACTGAAAACGTGGCACAAAGCACGGCATCAGCTGAAAGTGCTTCAACTGCAGCTTCCCAAGCAGCGCCTGCTGCGCCGGTCGACAGCACAACGGTGGCTTCGTCGTGA